One segment of Megachile rotundata isolate GNS110a chromosome 6, iyMegRotu1, whole genome shotgun sequence DNA contains the following:
- the LOC100878914 gene encoding ubiquitin-conjugating enzyme E2 Q2 isoform X5, with protein MACLNTLKQEIKTLESVFPKSHERFQIMSASVDELSCRFVGKNGKKYEIHANITVSVTSMDTISDRETYPSTPPVWFAESEETSVTNAVQILSTTTGRDNHVINQVGILLKELCRLHSLPEPPDVERLRTALDPLRLGGPNEAAAQRMEAEDAEDIDEDEESDTEEDLHLDMDEGDVNAKSKGEEIELEHLATLERLRQNQRQDYLKGSVCGSVQATDRLMKELRDIYRSDSFKKGMYSIELVNDSLYEWNVRLMCVDPDSPLHSDLILLKEKEGKDSILLNMLFKETYPFEPPFVRVVHPMISGGYVLIGGAICMELLTKQGWSSAYTVEAVIMQISATLVKGKARIQFQGPGSASKVCGQGQYSLARAQQSFKSLVQIHEKNGWFTPPKEDG; from the exons ATGGCTTGTTTGAACACCCTTAAGCAGGAGATCAAAACTCTTGAGTCCGTCTTCCCTAAGAGCCATGAGAGATTTCAGATAATGTCTGCGAGTGTGGACGAACTCAGCTGCAGGTTCGTCGGTAAAAATGGGAAGAAATACGAAATACACGCCAATATTACAGTAAGTGTAACAAGCATGGATACAATTTCGGACAGA GAAACCTATCCTTCGACACCACCAGTATGGTTCGCAGAATCAGAGGAGACAAGTGTCACGAATGCGGTACAAATTTTAAGTACTACCACAGGAAGAGACAACCATGTCATTAATCAAGTTGGGATTCTCTTAAAAGAATTATGTAGACTTCACTCGTTACCAGAACCTCCAGATGTTGAAAGGTTGAGGACAGCTTTGGATCCGTTACGCTTAGGAGGACCAAATGAAGCTGCTGCACAAAGGATGGAAGCAGAAGATGCTGAAGATATTGATGAAGACGAAGAAAGTGATACAGAGGAGGACCTTCATTTAGATATGGACGAAGGAGATGTTAATGCCAAGAGTAAG GGTGAAGAAATAGAATTGGAACATCTCGCAACATTAGAAAGGTTGAGACAAAATCAAAGACAAGATTATTTAAAGGGATCTGTCTGTGGAAGCGTGCAAGCCACAGACAGACTCATGAAAGAATTGCGCGACATTTATCGAAGTGACAGTTTCAAAAAAG GAATGTACAGCATAGAATTAGTAAATGACAGTTTGTATGAATGGAATGTCAGGCTGATGTGTGTTGATCCTGATTCACCTTTGCACAGCGATCTCATACTTCTAAAGGAAAAGGAAGGAAAAGACAGTATTCTTCTTAACATGCTGTTTAAG GAAACGTATCCTTTTGAACCCCCATTTGTTAGAGTCGTGCATCCCATGATCTCTGGCGGGTATGTCCTTATAGGAGGCGCTATTTGTATGGAGCTCTTAACAAAACAAGGTTGGAGTTCAGCCTACACAGTCGAAGCAGTTATCATGCAGATTTCAGCAACATTAGTGAAGGGAAAAGCGCGCATACAATTTCAAGGACCGGGTAGTGCTAGCAAAGTGTGTGGACAAGGCCAATACAGTCTAGCACGTGCACAACAATCATTCAAGTCTCTTGTACAAATACACGAAAAGAATG
- the LOC100878914 gene encoding ubiquitin-conjugating enzyme E2 Q2 isoform X6, which translates to MACLNTLKQEIKTLESVFPKSHERFQIMSASVDELSCRFVGKNGKKYEIHANITETYPSTPPVWFAESEETSVTNAVQILSTTTGRDNHVINQVGILLKELCRLHSLPEPPDVERLRTALDPLRLGGPNEAAAQRMEAEDAEDIDEDEESDTEEDLHLDMDEGDVNAKSKGEEIELEHLATLERLRQNQRQDYLKGSVCGSVQATDRLMKELRDIYRSDSFKKGMYSIELVNDSLYEWNVRLMCVDPDSPLHSDLILLKEKEGKDSILLNMLFKETYPFEPPFVRVVHPMISGGYVLIGGAICMELLTKQGWSSAYTVEAVIMQISATLVKGKARIQFQGPGSASKVCGQGQYSLARAQQSFKSLVQIHEKNGWFTPPKEDG; encoded by the exons ATGGCTTGTTTGAACACCCTTAAGCAGGAGATCAAAACTCTTGAGTCCGTCTTCCCTAAGAGCCATGAGAGATTTCAGATAATGTCTGCGAGTGTGGACGAACTCAGCTGCAGGTTCGTCGGTAAAAATGGGAAGAAATACGAAATACACGCCAATATTACA GAAACCTATCCTTCGACACCACCAGTATGGTTCGCAGAATCAGAGGAGACAAGTGTCACGAATGCGGTACAAATTTTAAGTACTACCACAGGAAGAGACAACCATGTCATTAATCAAGTTGGGATTCTCTTAAAAGAATTATGTAGACTTCACTCGTTACCAGAACCTCCAGATGTTGAAAGGTTGAGGACAGCTTTGGATCCGTTACGCTTAGGAGGACCAAATGAAGCTGCTGCACAAAGGATGGAAGCAGAAGATGCTGAAGATATTGATGAAGACGAAGAAAGTGATACAGAGGAGGACCTTCATTTAGATATGGACGAAGGAGATGTTAATGCCAAGAGTAAG GGTGAAGAAATAGAATTGGAACATCTCGCAACATTAGAAAGGTTGAGACAAAATCAAAGACAAGATTATTTAAAGGGATCTGTCTGTGGAAGCGTGCAAGCCACAGACAGACTCATGAAAGAATTGCGCGACATTTATCGAAGTGACAGTTTCAAAAAAG GAATGTACAGCATAGAATTAGTAAATGACAGTTTGTATGAATGGAATGTCAGGCTGATGTGTGTTGATCCTGATTCACCTTTGCACAGCGATCTCATACTTCTAAAGGAAAAGGAAGGAAAAGACAGTATTCTTCTTAACATGCTGTTTAAG GAAACGTATCCTTTTGAACCCCCATTTGTTAGAGTCGTGCATCCCATGATCTCTGGCGGGTATGTCCTTATAGGAGGCGCTATTTGTATGGAGCTCTTAACAAAACAAGGTTGGAGTTCAGCCTACACAGTCGAAGCAGTTATCATGCAGATTTCAGCAACATTAGTGAAGGGAAAAGCGCGCATACAATTTCAAGGACCGGGTAGTGCTAGCAAAGTGTGTGGACAAGGCCAATACAGTCTAGCACGTGCACAACAATCATTCAAGTCTCTTGTACAAATACACGAAAAGAATG